One genomic segment of Suricata suricatta isolate VVHF042 chromosome 16, meerkat_22Aug2017_6uvM2_HiC, whole genome shotgun sequence includes these proteins:
- the MARVELD3 gene encoding MARVEL domain-containing protein 3 isoform X2, with the protein MEDTSGAREPRARPRERDPDRHPRPDRDRHPERQRERHGDRRRERNGGERRDGERDRGRHRDPRHDRHRVEDLRAGEQRVWEKSRQSRTPDGPSRPTWDPAPSPWPAPWETPEPPLPRKERFGHREPASEPTSGRYLPSDPRSGREGVEYYQSEAEGLLECHKCKYLCTGRACCQMLEVLLNLLILACSSVSYSSTGGYTGITSLGGIYYYQFGGAYSGFDGADGEKAQQLDVQFYQLKLPTVTVAMACSGALMAFCCLLVVLGVLRVPWHCPLWLVIEGLLDILIAGAYIPALYFYFHHLSAAYASPVCREREALYQSKGYSGFGCSFHGGDIGVGIFAALGIGVFALGAVLAGKGYRKVRKLKEKPAEMLEF; encoded by the exons ATGGAAGATACGTCGGGGGCTCGCGAGCCCCGTGCGCGACCGAGAGAGCGGGACCCAGACCGCCACCCCCGCCCGGACCGAGACCGCCACCCCGAGAGACAGCGGGAGAGACACGGGGACCGGCGCAGGGAGAGAAACGGGGGCGAGCGCAGGGACGGGGAACGGGACAGGGGGAGGCACCGAGACCCTCGCCACGACAGACACAGGGTCGAGGACCTTCGAGCAGGTGAACAAAGAGTTTGGGAAAAGTCCCGCCAGAGCCGGACACCGGACGGACCCAGCAGACCGACGTGGGACCCAGCCCCGTCCCCCTGGCCTGCGCCTTGGGAAACCCCGGAGCCGCCACTCCCGAGGAAGGAGCGCTTCGGGCATCGTGAGCCGGCAAG TGAACCCACTTCAGGGAGATACCTGCCCTCGGACCCCAGGTCTGGACGAGAGGGAGTGGAATATTACCAGTCAGAGGCTGAAGGACTCCTGGAATGCCATAAATGCAAATACTTGTGCACTGGGAGAG CCTGCTGCCAGATGCTGGAGGTTCTCCTGAACTTATTGATCCTGGCCTGCAGCTCTGTGTCTTACAGTTCCACAGGGGGCTACACAGGCATCACCAGCCTGGGGGGCATTTACTACTACCAGTTCGGAGGGGCTTACAGTGGCTTCGATGGTGCCGATGGGGAGAAAGCGCAGCAGCTGGACGTCCAGTTCTACCAGCTGAAGCTGCCCACGGTCACTGTGGCCATGGCCTGCAGCGGAGCCCTCATGGCCTTCTGCTGCCTCCTGGTTGTCCTGGGCGTCCTGCGGGTCCCGTGGCACTGCCCCCTGTGGCTGGTGATCGAAGGCCTGTTGGACATACTCATTGCTGGGGCCTACATCCCAGCCCTGTACTTCTATTTCCACCACCTCTCTGCTGCCTACGCCTCTCCggtgtgcagagagagggaggcgctcTACCAAAGCAAAGGCTACAGTGGCTTTGGCTGCAGTTTCCATGGGGGAGACATAGGAGTTGGGATCTTTGCTGCGCTAGGCATTGGGGTCTTTGCTCTGGGGGCTGTGCTGGCTGGCAAGGGTTACCGAAAGGTCAGGAAGCTGAAAGAGAAGCCTGCGGAGATGTTAGAGTTTTAG
- the MARVELD3 gene encoding MARVEL domain-containing protein 3 isoform X1 — protein sequence MEDTSGAREPRARPRERDPDRHPRPDRDRHPERQRERHGDRRRERNGGERRDGERDRGRHRDPRHDRHRVEDLRAGEQRVWEKSRQSRTPDGPSRPTWDPAPSPWPAPWETPEPPLPRKERFGHREPASEPTSGRYLPSDPRSGREGVEYYQSEAEGLLECHKCKYLCTGRGVVQIVEVILNGMVLMCIVASYFVLAGFSASFTSGGGFGNNYYSPFEGTELEQVRQLDQQYTVLRAPLIYGGVAVSLGLGVLTMGVLLQGAKSPTKLLPKWLLLEAAFSLLAAVSYCVGLGIYLHVALRINATDTCTARARLYARKGLTWMNCQLAGTDGAAATFACLLVIMYGASAVLALRSYREQKRYKDSQAQNRNYNDAPEYLWSGTL from the exons ATGGAAGATACGTCGGGGGCTCGCGAGCCCCGTGCGCGACCGAGAGAGCGGGACCCAGACCGCCACCCCCGCCCGGACCGAGACCGCCACCCCGAGAGACAGCGGGAGAGACACGGGGACCGGCGCAGGGAGAGAAACGGGGGCGAGCGCAGGGACGGGGAACGGGACAGGGGGAGGCACCGAGACCCTCGCCACGACAGACACAGGGTCGAGGACCTTCGAGCAGGTGAACAAAGAGTTTGGGAAAAGTCCCGCCAGAGCCGGACACCGGACGGACCCAGCAGACCGACGTGGGACCCAGCCCCGTCCCCCTGGCCTGCGCCTTGGGAAACCCCGGAGCCGCCACTCCCGAGGAAGGAGCGCTTCGGGCATCGTGAGCCGGCAAG TGAACCCACTTCAGGGAGATACCTGCCCTCGGACCCCAGGTCTGGACGAGAGGGAGTGGAATATTACCAGTCAGAGGCTGAAGGACTCCTGGAATGCCATAAATGCAAATACTTGTGCACTGGGAGAG GTGTGGTACAGATAGTGGAGGTGATACTGAATGGGATGGTTCTCATGTGTATCGTGGCCTCCTACTTTGTCCTTGCTGGATTCAGTGCCAGCTTCACCAGTGGTGGCGGCTTTGGGAACAACTATTACTCACCCTTTGAGGGCACCGAGCTGGAGCAGGTTCGGCAGCTGGACCAGCAGTACACGGTCCTCCGGGCACCCCTGATATACGGTGGCGTGGCTGTTTCTCTGGGGCTGGGTGTCCTCACTATGGGTGTTTTACTCCAAGGAGCCAAAAGTCCAACCAAACTGTTGCCGAAGTGGCTCCTGCTGGAGGCGGCCTTCAGCCTCCTGGCGGCAGTGAGCTACTGCGTAGGCCTGGGCATCTACCTCCACGTGGCCCTGCGGATCAACGCCACAGACACTTGCACAGCCAGAGCGCGGCTCTATGCCCGCAAGGGCCTCACCTGGATGAACTGCCAGCTGGCAGGCACTGATGGGGCAGCAGCCACCTTTGCTTGTCTTCTGGTGATCATGTACGGCGCCAGTGCTGTGCTGGCTCTGCGGAGCTACCGGGAACAGAAGCGCTACAAAGACAGCCAAGCACAGAACAGAAATTACAACGACGCGCCGGAGTACCTGTGGTCAGGGACGCTCTGA